In the Carcharodon carcharias isolate sCarCar2 chromosome 8, sCarCar2.pri, whole genome shotgun sequence genome, GTGTTTCGAATCCACTGCACTCTTCAATGACCAAAGGTCAAAGACTTTTAAAATTAATCTTTGTACAATAGGCATTTTCTGCAGACACAATCATATATAAGTGCTAGACTGAGACCACTACTAGCACAAGATACAGTATGGcaatttaaaatattaatttcaTAATTTAATAAACTTCATGTGTCATATGCTCCCATCAGTAAAACTTTAAATGAGGCTAGCCTTTTAAAGAGAAAACATGAAGGGAAAAGGGGCAGACAGACTTTGGTTGAAATTGGAAGTTTTTAAACACAATTAAAAGTTGCTTGAATTGTTTTAAAACAATCTTTTTTTACAATACATCACTTACCAGTCTTCTGGTATTGTGAATTATAATTTGTATAGATAAAACAATGGTTAATGTAGATGCTACTCTTGTATCTACCTAGTATTTTCAATACTGGATTGATTTCTCCCCCCCACAAATTTCTCAACTGACAAATGTGGTACAGTATTGAATTTAGTATAAAAACCTGAAGTGTACCTACTGACAGATGAAATGTTGCTCTGCAAAGTAAACATATAGTTCATTCAATCTGATTTTTTTCAATATAAATCCTAATCTCTAAATTTGAAGATTAAAGAAGCATTCATTCTTAGTCAAGTTATTAAGAGCAAAAACTAACACAACAACCCTATCAGTTAGGGTAAATTACCATATTTTCAGAAGATACTTTTTAATAGAAGACACAAAAGAGGCAAACCTGCACCTTCACCAGGCCTACCAAGAGAGAAAATAATTGCTGTCCGTTTGATAAATGCCATTTCCCTGAAGATGCTCGGGTGCATGACAAGGTCTGATCAGAGCTGGGAGAATGCTAAAAGTCCATTCCTAATGTACATTGAAGATTGCACTCATTTGACATGGATAAGTTTGAATATGAAAGGAGGTCTGTAGGGTTTTCTTAACATTAGTCAGAAAATGTGTATGTAGGTCTCTTGTACGAGTGAgtgaagtatttttttaaatggataTAGTTTATTTAATTATCATTGAAACTAATAAATACAGCCTTTAAGAATTCAATTTATTCCACACAGCAGTATGAAAATAACACTGATGAAAGAGAAATTGGGTAAAAGATGTACAAATTAATAGCGCAGGTTGAAATGAGACAATTGCATATTAAAGTCTTGCCTGGCATCCATGTTACCACACCCTCATGTACAGGTAGAAGTCTGACCAGAGAAAAAGCTTTGGGATATTTTATGGAAGAACGTCACACATGGACTGAACAGTAGAGGGTGCTCATAATATGTCAAGACACTCCAGAGGCTGGGATCGTCGGTCAATTAACAATTTACCAAGCTGCTGGTTAAAAATAAATATCAAACTCATCATAATTAGCATAAACAGAACTTTCAAACCTGATCTCTGCCAGGCTTCCATGCTGCCCCATTGATGAGTTCAATTCAAACTTCATATCACTGCATCATTAGGGCAGGCAAAATAAAATGTCTTTAACCTTCATTGATGAGACTACTCATAAAATAAATCACTAGCCTGGAATAGCATTTCACACTGCTGTGCGAAGGATGAATGGATGTTTAGGCTTGCCACATTGACTTTTAATTATTATGGTGGTGCATTATTGTACTATCTCACACATTACTTCCTGCTACCATAACTAATGATCCTGATCCTTCTCCTGAACATGGTCATTTATTTTTATAGTATACACTGTACCTTTAATCAGGCCAATAATATCTTTTCTGAAGTATTCAAAATTACCAACTTTCAGGGAAAATCGATACAAGAAAAAAATAGAACTTGACTGGGGAAAAATAGTTTCATAACCAGAAACATTATATAAATGGTGAATACTGTGCTACAAAAAAACCCAAAATACTAATATTGTAGCATTATTTCTAGCTTCGTGTGCTTCTGGCTTTGTTATGCCTAAGCTACTCATTCAGAAATATGAGACAATGGAAGAACATCCTGCACTGCAGTCTCCATGTTGGTTTCTTCTGAGGGAGAAGGCTCATCACCCTCTTTTTGTTCTATATGTGTGTCTGTTCGGTCAGGTGACTCAACTCGACCTTTAATCTCGGCGGCGCCAGGATGGTTTTTCCTCAAATGTTGGTTCAAAGTGCCTTGGAAAGGGAAACATTTACCGCAAATTTCACAGCGGTATGGCTTGTCATCTGTGTGTCCGCGAATGTGATATTCAAGTTGGTCTTTCCGTGTATATTTTTTCCCACAAAAGCGACAGACAAAAGGAGTTATTCCCATGTGGAGCCGCATGTGTCGGTCAAGGCTTCCTTTCTGGTTGAAGGATTTTCCACAGTAGATGCAGATTAACCTTTGATTGTATGGAAACCAGTGTTCCCTTGCATCATGGTCATGGGGATTACTTTCAAAACCTTGCCTGTTTGGCCCATTGTCGCCATCAGAGGACTGACTAATCACATTTTGCCCTTCATTCTGTATCTGTATGTTTCGTTTCAGTCGACCTCGACCTCTAAAATTACTAAGCATTGATCTAGAGGGACTTGAATTTGTGAGGCAACCATAGGTAGTTGATAAGCCAGCTGACTGCGATGCTGGTTGAGATAGTGAGAAAGCCTGTTGTAATACTGGTCCATACGAGCTGACATTCACAGCCACCATTCTGTCCACATGATCTCCATCAACCATTTCTGTGTGATAACCATCATCACCCACTGATGAACTATCAGAACAACTTGGCCGATCGGATTTTTCCATTTTGACTTTGACCTCTGTAATTTGAGCACCGATTGGATTGCTCTCCCTCACTATTAATTCTGCTTGCTCATGATCACCTTCAATTTGGATTTCGTGCTCAGAAATGCTACCACTGCTTCCAGGGTCAGAGTGCCTCTCCTCCATAGTCCGATTCTGAAAACTTCGGTTTGGTGTGACCTCCATACGTGTTTCGTTAGCAATTGTTGTCTGCCGTACTTGGCCATAATATGGTGGAGAGATTTCAACTGGATTTAAGAAGCGGCTATTGCTCTCCCTAACCCCATTGCGATTTCCCTGATTATCTTCAGTACTGACAACTACAGAGTCAATACTCACAATACTGAATTTTGAGTGAATGCTCTCCAAGATCTGAGTACATTTGTCAATTATGCACTGCATCTGCAGAAAGCTTGCAGCAGTAAGAAAGCTAACAACATCTTTCAAGTGCAACGACAGTCTTCCAGTGTAACAAAATGAAAGTAACTGTTCAAATACATCTGGATTTTTAATAACTGATATTGATAAACCACTCATGGTGCTCAGTGCTGAATGATCACGGAAATACGGGGAGCTGGCAGCAAGGACAGCCTTGTGAGCTCTGAATGGCTGACCCTGAATGTGAACTATAATGTCACATAACTTTCCTTGTAAGCGTAGCTCATTGAGTTGGCTCAGAACACAGTTGCTGTACTCAGGCACATCAAACTGGATATAACCACCGTTATCCATTTCTTCTATGGTCAATCTTGAGAACCTGTGAGGGTCacaaaatgaaataaataaaaccACTGTAATCAATCCTGACAGGAAAGAATTTTGCAGACATTTATCTTGCACTGATTGGAGATTAGTTATATATACACACAGAGCATATGATTTTACTGTACAAAATAATCAAAAATTCATAAGATACACAACTGCATGTGATTCATGAAAACTAACCACTCAGCTCCATTAAGTACCACACAATTAGAACTTGTTTATACTACAGAAAAGACAATGTATCTGGGAATGCATTGTATTACAAGAAATATTGCATAGGATGAAGGAGCCGAACAGTGAGAATGGagcttgaaaaaaaaaattaaatagaaGTGAAAAACCATGGTTACTGGAgatctgaactaaaaacaaagtgctggaaaaaaaatcaatcggtctggcagcatttgtagagagagaaataaagttaatgtttcaagcccaaTATTACTCCTTTGGAACTTGAAAAATCACAAGTTGTGCAGGTCCCCATATACAAAACTGTACAATATGCTTCAAAGCAACTAACAAATGCCAATGTAGATTCTGCACCAAATAAGGAAGAAAGCTGAACTAAAATATtaatttttcaaataatttaGATCCATCTTTCATTCCTAACATATAAGTAAAACTACTTCTTATTTACTCATTGGTGATAATATAGACTGGTTAAAAACAAAGTGAAGCTAATCTTTGCAAATGAACAACGGCCACTTTCATTAAAGTCAATTTTGTTTTGCCCACAACCCCAAAACAAAAATTTTGGATATTTAAGTGAGGCATTCTGAATATTTACAAAGCTGCAAAATCATTTCTGTGCTATATATAGCATGGTAGAAATTAGATTTGCCACTGTCACACAAGTCATTTGACACTTTTTCCAGTAGAGGTGTTAAGAAAGTGAAATATGCA is a window encoding:
- the zbtb34 gene encoding zinc finger and BTB domain-containing protein 34; protein product: MDNGGYIQFDVPEYSNCVLSQLNELRLQGKLCDIIVHIQGQPFRAHKAVLAASSPYFRDHSALSTMSGLSISVIKNPDVFEQLLSFCYTGRLSLHLKDVVSFLTAASFLQMQCIIDKCTQILESIHSKFSIVSIDSVVVSTEDNQGNRNGVRESNSRFLNPVEISPPYYGQVRQTTIANETRMEVTPNRSFQNRTMEERHSDPGSSGSISEHEIQIEGDHEQAELIVRESNPIGAQITEVKVKMEKSDRPSCSDSSSVGDDGYHTEMVDGDHVDRMVAVNVSSYGPVLQQAFSLSQPASQSAGLSTTYGCLTNSSPSRSMLSNFRGRGRLKRNIQIQNEGQNVISQSSDGDNGPNRQGFESNPHDHDAREHWFPYNQRLICIYCGKSFNQKGSLDRHMRLHMGITPFVCRFCGKKYTRKDQLEYHIRGHTDDKPYRCEICGKCFPFQGTLNQHLRKNHPGAAEIKGRVESPDRTDTHIEQKEGDEPSPSEETNMETAVQDVLPLSHISE